GTTCCCTATCCTCGGCGGCTGGGCTGACCTTGGAAAGGACCCCATGGACACTCCCCACAGAGGCGATCTCAGTGCTGCTTACAAGGACCCCCATCTCAGCTGTGGAGGCCTCGAGTCTCCCTCCAGAAGCATCACCAGAAGGGGGGGCAGGCTTCGCCCCCGTCAACCCAAAGTCCTCGCTTGGCTTTGAAGTCAGAGGGGACCTGAGAGCTTGAACAGCTAGAGCGGTTAAGACCGACCTGTCGATACCTGACGGCCTTGAAGATCCAGCACCTCGAAAGCTTGACTCCGGAGCTTGGGCAGGAGCAGGAGGAGGAGATCGGCTGGACGACCTGGACAATATGACTTCGACCACTTGTTGGGTAACCCACCTCGTCGATCGCCCTACTAGGAGGGCGTCTGAGGCAACGTTCAGGCTCCCTTTGGGCAGCGTAAGAATTTTAGGGGGCTTAACCTAATCTATCTTCATCTTAGAAGCTGTAAAAAATCCAAAATCGGGGCAAGTCAAAACGAATCTCAGcaaaaatcacaaaagcaagATTAAAATAGACATCCATGagagacaaaataataaaatttctggCTCGCCTCGACCAGCCCAAAGAAGGTATCGAACAGACGCCCTGTGGATGTAAATCCTCCGCTCAGACAGATAGAGTCGGAAGAAAGCATGAAGAGAATAAAATTAGGGATCAGCATTCGAGGAGCAATCTTGAAATATTAGAAAACCTCGTGAAAGAAAGGAGATAAGGGAAAGGGTATATCATACTCTTTCTGCCTAACAAAGAAAACTGAGCTCGCGTCTTTCTGAGGATCGATTATACTGAAGGCATGTGGATCAGGAAGAAAGATCATCTCATTCCGGTGAGGGTCCCGAAGGTAAAAAGGGAGGCGATATCAAGATACACCCTAAGAATGAGGTTTTTATGCTGAACGAAGCGGCGCTAGACTCTAGACTAGCGGTACCAGGACCCTTAAAAGCTATTCATGGGAAAGGAAGAAAACCGTACCTTGAAGATAAAAGCAGGAAAGCGAAGATGGCAGCATGCACGAGGAACAGAGGAAAGCCAGAAGTGGAAAAAGACAGAGAGGATTCGAAAGTCAAAATGACAATTAGGTGAAAGGGCGTTATGAAGCAAGCTGCATAtaaacaggcgcggtcataatgattcttggtatttaccccctcatcagtcgggcaataactgacgagaaggtaaaggggcaattgatgaccgctggatttctccaccctgGTCTGGGGCTAGGCCCACGACACCAGCCCATCATCTAGAGGCCCTCAAGTCTCATCACATGCATCAAATCCGGTCCACTCAGTCTGAAGATCGGACTCCCATCAATCTCCTTTATCCGGCCGGCCTAGCCCTTTGGGCCCGATGAATAAAATCCTCTCTGGGTTCAACCCATATTATATCTTCCAGTTCGGCCTAGAATCAGGAAGAAGACATACCTATCCTTCACTCGAGACCACCCGTACGCGCATccgggagaatcaggggccgttatgcatggggcagcgatctgatttcctcgtacgttCATATCAACGcgacagggacaggtggtccaatgatacacattctgttacacgtcactagcagacaaaagaaaacatataaaaggagaaatattctCCTCGAGGGATAAgtttttttccagttttacagaacttattataaaaccctattttttggatctcagatcatcagataTTGTTATCTGCGAGTCTATCTTATGGATTCAGCACTGCAGTCAGGTTTTAAGCGGCTGGCAGATTTTCCTATTCCTTTTTGGTTGGCTCTTTTTGTGGAAGGAACTCGCTTTACAGAAGCAAAGCTTCAAGCGGCTCAAGAGTTTGCTGCTTCAAGGGGGTTGCCTGTTCCTAGAAACGTATTGCTTCCTCGCACCAAGGTGAATTGAGTTGATAACGTCTTTAATGGGTGAACCTTTCTTCAACTGTAAAAAGCTCCCGGCTTATGTGATCCAATTTGCATGTGTTGGTATATTACTTCAGAAGTCTAGACAATTGAAAAGTTGGCAAGAATTTGTTTCCTTGAATTAAGAGATCATACATTTCATTAAGAAAGTCATATGCAGCCAATATTTGCATTGCTTAATTAAGAAAGTAATATCATTTCAGGGTTTTATCTCGGCAGTGGCTCATACTCGCTCATTTATTCCAGCAATTTATGATTGCACAGTGGCTGTTCCCAAAAATCAGCCTGCGCCTACAATGCTAAGGATATTCAGAGGACAATCTTCTGTGGTAAGTCGATTGATTTAAACCTCGATAAAATAACTGTACTATCATATATAGCTGGGAATTAGTGTTGGTGATTAGTCTTCATGGTCTTAATTAAATGTTATGGTAATCGTATTCTATACAGGCATCATCCTATATCCAATGATCATCTTCTACATATGTTCTTTATTTATGATATCAGATAATTGTTGCCCCTTCCTTATAGATTGTTCTGCAAATCAAACGACATTCAATGCAGGAACTTCCAGTAACTGCTGGCGGCATTTCACAATGGTGCAAAGATGTATTTGTGACCAAGGTATGTACATTACTGTAAATTGTAAATCTTGTTTAGTGTAAAGAGAGGTCTTGTGCTGAGGGAGTTGGTTCTTTTCAAGGGCAGTTCAAATGTGCTTATTTCAGTTGACAATGCTAATTCCTTACAGAAGTAATACCTTCAGTGGTAAAGTATTTGCCACGCTTTATCATTTGAAGGCTGTTGAACAACCGATCAGCTCAATGTTGTTTTTGCATTCTTTCACTCTATGTTCTGCATCTTCCATGTATTCCCATGCCACCAAATAGACATAGCATGAGACTTCCACTTCCAGAAATGATGTTGAATTTTTCATTTTCCACCTACCAGGATGCTATGTTGGAGAAATTTTTTACCAAGGAAACTTTCAGTGACCGAAAGCTTCAAGATATTGGTCGACCGAAAGAATCTTTGTTTGTAAGACGATGTCACTATGCTGTAATAGTATGTTCTCATCCatatcttcctttttttttttttttcactcttcATATTTTAATTACAGGTTGTAACTTTCTGGTCAGTTCTCCTTATCTATGGGGTTGCCAGGTTATTCCGATGGTTGTCATTCCTAGGCTTGTGGGAAGTCATTTCATGTGCAGTGAGTCTCTTGGTCCTTGTCACAATTGTTATGCAATTTCTGATTCAATCATCCGAGTCAGAGCGTTCTACTTCACCATCCAAACTCTCATTTCCTCATCAAACGAAGGAGAGGCTTATTCTGAAATAAGCCCAGAAATGTTGCCGTCCATTCTTAGGTTGCTTGGAAAATGCAGGGCACTTGTGTTTGCTGTCTTTGTTTGTTCCTTGGAGATCCATATGAGCCTCATTCATTAACCTTCTGTAGTGAACTTCTGTGCATACTGATTCTTTTTTCTATCATCTGTTTTCTTGATTCTCATTTGAGCTGCTGTGTTGTTGggtatttattgaaaatttttctgGTATTTGAAAAATCTCTGTATTTAGTTTGTCTTGCAGCGGTGTAAGCCTGGAAACTGACACCTTAAATACAGTACTTCAAGTCTAATAAACTTTTAACTCCAATAAGCTGAACTCATATGAATATGAGTCTAATCatacttaaattaaatattttttcaagttctatttttttttttttaaattattctgtGAAATGCttcataatttatttacatatattCTACCTCCATCCATAGGGATAtccttttattttcatataagtTTTGTTGTGGTTCTTTTAATAATTACCACAGCATGGGATTCAAACTTGACATGTCATAATCTGGTGATGACAATAgtgttaaattattattattattattattatttataacgaattttgttttattaatatgtaataaataaaaattcactaataaattaataacttattattattatttatatcaaacctacataaattgataatataaatacataaaatttggAGATTTTTATAGTTACTTGGTATAAAACAAAGTAATTCTActttattacaaaaataaattaaacttatgCGTATTGTACAttgtttattataaatttatataaaatgatttttttactttgcgaaaaatatattaaattaacaaaaaaatgaTGTTCtagatatataaatatatttttatacaaattaatattataaaaattatattaaattagcaacattattattaactaaaaaatattttattttattatttgtagaaagtatgattatttttatattttaaaatattaatatttttatatattttttaaaaatttcattattttttctattttttcagaaaataattactttataaaaatatatatcattgtatattaatttataaaatatataatatgaatattatatatttcaatttttaaaatattatgtttatatattttttataattaatttcattttctattaataccaaatattttctgtaatatgataattataaaataaaattaattcactttataaaaatttaaagtaaaatgtaaaatttttgtaaagtaTATAATAAAGTAATTGCTATTTTGTTTTGAAtacaataattattaaaatccaaaaattttatatataatttagagAAATGAAATAACAAAATTCAAacgttatttaatattttaaattttaaataataaaattaaatatttttaatttatagtcAAAATTCAAAAACACTATCATATATATTTGGATTCAATTTTTCTTcgctaaattgaaaaaatttgattttgtattttttattaatgtaaCTGTAGTCTATTGTCATCGTACACTGCAGATGATATATACTTTTTATTGGCAAGAATTTTTATTTgtgaatttaaaattagaataaaaatatttacggATTTAAGATTGAGATAAGAGGTGacagttaaaaaataattaaaaatattatattaattaatataattataatattttaataattaaaaaaattaaggctTGTCGCTGCTCACAGCGGTACAAGACCAttcttaaaaacaaaaaataaaaatagagctCTCGCGGCTGTTTGACGCGCGCGaaataaatgtttttactgTATCATCTCAACTTCAAATccgtaaatatttttattctgaCCTTTAAGTCTGCAAATAAAAAGTCTCTACACTTAAATCGACAAAAAGCCCAGTTTTTGTTGGTGGGTCAAAAGTAAAACACTTCAGTCTGAAAGTACAGCGGATATCGGTTTCGTATCGGAAATTGCCAGCTGTGGAAAGTGAAAAATTGAGCCGTTTGATGAGAGACTTGTCCCTTTCTGTGCTTGATATTAGCAGGATCACGGTGGATGCTCCGAAGAtctataaaatagataaaataatacTAAACAAACTTATCAAACGCAACAAAATCCGAAGGATCTAGATATGAGATTCTTGTTGTTCTAGGCTTCCAGCATTGCTGCTGGTTTTTTTGGAAAACAGTGCGATATAATTTGGCGGGGAGGTAGTGGGCTCAGGAAGGAAATTTTAATGGGTTCCTTGAAGAACGAAGGAATAGCAATGGAGCAGATCGATGAGGAATCAGCGAAGGAGGCAATCTTGTACGTCAATGGAGTTCGAAGAGTGTTGCCTGATGGATTGGCTCACTTGACTCTTCTCGAGTATCTTAGAGGTAACTATATTGAAGTTTGTTTAAAACTGCAAGTGTCAGAGAAAAGGGGAAAGGGCATGGATGAATTTTTTTGGAGTTGACTCGTCCTATCTGGGTAAGGCTTAGTTTTTGAAAGTCTGCCGCAGATGATAAAGGAGAACAATTCTGAATGTTTTTGTCTTGTTAATGACGCGTAGTTTTTGGGTTCAGTCAATTGATCAATTAATGAGTTTCTTTCTCCTGGCGTGAATTGAATTGGGTTTCTAAATGATTAATTTGTTTGGCCTCTTAGGAAAAAGGGAATTTTTATGAATACACAGTTTCGAATCTTTGCATTCGTAAACTAAGTTCATCTTATGTGGATCGTTGAAGCATAGTTTTACAATTCAACATGCTTCAGGAAAGTGTTTGATTGAGGTCAAATTCATTGATTTATAAGATCAAAGGGAAAAGGAGATACTTTTTAATCTTAACTAATGAAACTGAGCCAAATATTCTATTGGTGAGcgaaaaatatttgattttcagGAATTCTGGGCAACATCACTTAGGTGGGCTTAGTCAATCGTCATCTTTTTGTCAATCGAATCAAAGTAATCTCAATCTGCTCGCAGATATGCAACTTGCTTAGTTGCTGGGTTCTTAGCCTTTCTGTTATTCAAGGCATAATTGATAGGATAACCTTGAGCTTAAGAATTGTTTGATTCATAATTAAGCTAATGCTGTGCTCGATTGCTAAGAGACTTAAAAGAAGTAAAGATGTCAAACCTTTGATCTTCGATTTCAAGgttttcattaaatatatattctttCATGGTCTGTGTTAAGGTCCTGCGAAATGGATCTAGTTATGGGTCTGTGGACTAAGGAATCAGGTGGAAGGAAAGGATGAGAAGGTGTTTTCTTCTTGAGACCTATGGTGAAAATTTAATCAGATTCATTAGAGAGAACTTGGACGTCTTGAGTTGAGTAAAGACTTTTGGAAATTTTCTAGCTACTGTTTATTAATTTGCTGTCAATATTACCTCCTAAAAAACAGGAACTTAGAAAAGCATAATGGAGGCTAACCTCctacaaattaaaatttgaaaatggtGACAGCATGCACAAGATCCATGATCTTTGCTATTATCTACTACTATGCATAggcccatgatctatgccattACCCACTACTGCATCAGTTGTGGATAGCTACCCACTACTGTGGTGGTTTGCTAACAATCTGACTTCATTCAATATTTTGAATCTGTCTTCTGTTTTGTTTGAAATTGGATGTATATTGCGGTTATGTGTTAAATTATGTCTTTTACATTTTAGATTGTCTTGTATTgctcatattattttcttttacttgCAGAATCTaactatgatttttttttcttggggaTGTTTGGGGCTGGGATTAAATAGACAGTGGCTTGGTAGGGACAAAACTAGGCTGTGGTGAAGGTGGTTGTGGGGCATGCACTGTTATGGTTTCTCATTATGACAAAAGCTTGAAGAAATGTGTGTGAGTCTCTCTCTTGGATTTACCAAATGTCAGGAATACTAGTGCCTTTAGCACTAATTTCTGTACTTCACCTGGAAAATCTTTTGATAGGCATTATGCTGTCAATGCATGCTTGGCTCCTCTGTATTCTGTAGAAGGGATGCATGTAATTACAGTGGAGGGAGTTGGGAACCGCAAAAGCGGCTTGCATCCAGTTCAAGTAATAATGttacttttatgttttatgatctTGTGTTTATTACAACTGCCATGAATCTTTTGAATTATTCCAAAAGATTACTGTTTAATGTTATTGTTTGGTACTAGCTGGTGCAGACATATTTTGCTGGGTTGATTTTCTTGCCTATAATGAATCTACAAGAGAACTTTGCCTGCTCGATTTTTTGTCAAGGGCCGAAAATTTATAATCCTGAATATTTAAAAGTTGTAATGGAATACTTAATTAGCAATAATTAAAGTTCAATAATTAAAAGTAAGTTGTGAGTTTAAGCTTATCATctgaatatataaattaaataaattataaaatggttAAGACAATAGTTGGTGGTTCTTCTTGACATCTGTGATCCACGATGATTGTTGTTGTGCTGGTCCCCAGCAGCAGTGATGGTGATGTTGATGAATTGACAATGCTAATTGTGAATTGTGATAGTATGTAACAAGTAACAAGTAACAATCATTCTGAAATGATGGTGATGGTTGAGAGAattattattagtttaaacTTCCATTTGTTTCACAGAAAATACTTtttaggaaaatatttttctcattttctgacATTTGATGCACTCAAAAAAATTGGTCCATGGATATTTTCCTGGTCAAAGTTACAATATAGTTGTTTTTAAGGAAaatgcttttttttaaaaaaaaaaaaaaaagaggaagtcATTTTTTGGAATTTAGAATCTTACTAACActgttatatataaatttgttaatattatttattttttaacttccAATAAGTGAATGAAAAATAAGTTAGTttctcaaaaaatattttctacagAAAATGTTttccatataaaatattttccataacAAGGTACTTTCTGCAAGTAAATGGAGCCTAAGACATTAAATTTAGCCTTTTTACTATTTTGCTGCTGTTTGAAATTTAAGTGCTGAAAACAAAAATATCCTGCATTGAAAAATTTAAGTTCATGAAATAAATGTCATAAAAAATTGGTTACAGGTGAGTTTTAATTGATTAATCCAGTTATGAAGCAGTTCCCAAGTCTGCCTTGCTTTTGCTAGCTTCTAAGGCATGAAAATTGCATCAATGAGATTTTCAATTACATCTGCCTTTCTCTAATGTTATGCAGGAATCATTGGCCCGCTCTCATGGTTCACAGTGTGGATTTTGTACTCCTGGGTTTATCATGTCAATGTATGCACTATTAAGGTCAAGCCAAGCATCACCAACAGAAGAGCAAATCGAAGAATGCCTTGCTGGAAATTTGTGCCGCTGCACTGGTTATAGGCCAATTATTGATGCCTTTCGAGTTTTTGCAAAAAGTAATGATGCATTATATACTGAAAGTTCTACATTAAACAATCAAGGAGGTGAATTTGTGTGCCCCTCAACTGGTAAACCATGTTCATGTAAATCACAAACTTTAACTGGTCCTGGCAACCACAAACAAAGTACAGGTTGCGGTGATGGTTTTGAGATCATCTCTTATAGTGAGGTAAATGGGACTACATATTCAGACAAGGAGCTTATTTTTCCCCCTGAGTTGTTATTGAGGAAATTAAACCCCTTAAGGTTAAGCGGATTTGGAGGGCTTAAGTGGTATCGACCCTTGCACCTCCAACATTTGCTTGAGTTAAAAGCTAAATACCCTGAAGCAAAATTATTGATAGGTAATACTGAGGTTGGAATAGAGATGAGATTGAAGAGAATCCAATATCAGGTTTTGATATCCATCACACACATACCTGAACTCAATGTCTTGAATGTTAAGGATGGCGGCTTAGAGATTGGTGCCGCAGTAAGACTGACTGAATTCCAGCAAATGCTCAGAAAGATTGTAAATGAACGAGCTGCTCATGAAACATCTTCATGTAAGGCATTTATTGAACAATTAAAATGGTTTGCTGGGACACAGATAAGAAATGTTGCTTCTGTAGGAGGGAATATATGTACAGCAAGTCCAATATCAGACTTAAACCCTCTATGGATGGCTGCAGGAGCAAAGTTTTGTATCATTGATTGCAGAGGCAACATTAGAACAACTCTGGCAGAAAATTTCTTCCTAGGTTATCGGAAGGTGGATCTTGCAAGTGATGAAGTTTTACTCTCAATATTCTTACCATGGACTAGGCCTTTTGAGTATGTGAAAGAATTCAAGCAGGCTCATAGGAGGGATGATGATATTGCAATTGTAAATGCTGGAATGCGTGTCTTTCTTGAGGAAAAATTTGAACAGTGGGTGGTTTTGGATGCATCAATTGTTTATGGTGGTGTAGCTCCTCTTTCTTTGTCTGCAATAAGAACCAAAGATTTTATGACCGGGAAGAATTGGAATCAGGAACTTTTGGAGGGTACCTTGAAATTGCTAGAAACCGATGTCTTGCTTAAGGAAGATGCTCCTGGTGGGATGGTGGATTTTCGGAAATCCTTAACTCTTAGTTTCTTCTTCAAATTTTTCCTGTGGGTTTCAAATCAGATGGATGGGAAGAAATGTATCAGAAGTATACCATTATCCCATTTGTCTGCTGTACGATCTTTTCATCGGCCCTCACTTGTGGGGAGTCAGGACTATGAAATTAGAAAACATGGGACAGCTGTTGGTTCTCCTGAGGTTCACGTCTCATCAAAACTTCAGGTACATTTTT
This Manihot esculenta cultivar AM560-2 chromosome 6, M.esculenta_v8, whole genome shotgun sequence DNA region includes the following protein-coding sequences:
- the LOC110617056 gene encoding 1-acyl-sn-glycerol-3-phosphate acyltransferase 3 isoform X11 translates to MAVPAALAIVPIGILFFFSGLIVNLIQAVLFIIVRPASKCMHTRINKIAAELLWLELIWLVDWWACLKIEVYADDETFEQMGKEHALVICNHRSDIDWLVGWILAQVLVFVRQQIDETCRSGCLGSTLAVMKKQAKMLPGFISAVAHTRSFIPAIYDCTVAVPKNQPAPTMLRIFRGQSSVIVLQIKRHSMQELPVTAGGISQWCKDVFVTKDAMLEKFFTKETFSDRKLQDIGRPKESLFVRRCHYAVIVIPMVVIPRLVGSHFMCSESLGPCHNCYAISDSIIRVRAFYFTIQTLISSSNEGEAYSEISPEMLPSILRLLGKCRALVFAVFVCSLEIHMSLIH
- the LOC110617056 gene encoding 1-acyl-sn-glycerol-3-phosphate acyltransferase 3 isoform X13, with translation MAVPAALAIVPIGILFFFSGLIVNLIQAVLFIIVRPASKCMHTRINKIAAELLWLELIWLVDWWACLKIEVYADDETFEQMGKEHALVICNHRSDIDWLVGWILAQRSGCLGSTLAVMKKQAKMLPGFISAVAHTRSFIPAIYDCTVAVPKNQPAPTMLRIFRGQSSVIVLQIKRHSMQELPVTAGGISQWCKDVFVTKDAMLEKFFTKETFSDRKLQDIGRPKESLFVRRCHYAVIVIPMVVIPRLVGSHFMCSESLGPCHNCYAISDSIIRVRAFYFTIQTLISSSNEGEAYSEISPEMLPSILRLLGKCRALVFAVFVCSLEIHMSLIH